ACCTTACGCGGCAGTAGCCATAGGCCCAGGTGCGGCTGGGTCCAAGGGCCTGCCGTGCGGCCCGGGCTCCTCCTCCGCCAGGGGCAGAACGAACGAGAAGCGGGAGCCCTTCCCCGGTTCGCTGGCCACCTCCAGGCGGCTGCCGTGGGCCTCGACGATGCTGGCGCACAGCGTCAGCCCGAGCCCGAAGCCCTTGGCCGCCTTGCGGCCCTCCTCCGTGCGATAGTAGCCGGAGAAGATCTTCTGCTGGTCCTCGGCCGAGATGCCGATGCCCGTGTCCTCGCAGTAGACCCGCGCCCCCCCCGGCTCTGCGACGACGCCGAACGCGATGCGGCCCTGCTCCGGGGTGTACTTGATGGCGTTGGAGAGCAGGTTGGTGACGACCATGGCGAGCGTCTCGGGGTCGGCCCGCACGCAGAGCGGTTGGTCCGGGAATTCCTGGCGTATCTCGATGCCCCTGCGCTGGGCCAGCAGCGCCAGGCTCTCCAGCGCCTGCTTCACCAACGGGCGGATATGCATCGGCCGGGGCCGCACCTGGAACTTCCCCGCCTCGATGCGTCCCATGTCCAGCAGGTTCTTGACCGCCAGGGTCAGCAGGCGCACGGTGCTGTTGAGGATGGTGTAGTACTCCCCGCGCTGCGGCCCATCGGACTCCTTAGGCTCGGATTCCTGGAGCAGCAGCACGAAGCCGCCCAAGGTGGCCAGGGCGTTGTTGAACTCATGGCTGACCATGGACACCAACTGCGCCTTGAGCTGGGCCAGTTCGTGCTCCTTCTCGTATTGCCCGTTGACGCGGTCGGTGAGCCCCTTCATGGTGGCCAGCAGGCCCCGTATCTCCGGGCCCGCGTGCGGCGAGCCCAGGTCCCAGGGGCGGCCCAAGGCCCACTGCGCGGCATAGCGGTGCAGGCTCTCCAGGGGGCCCACCACGTAGCGCCAGAGGAAGAAGGTCATCAGGCCGCAGGCGAGCAGTCCGGTGAGCAGGATCAGGGCCAGGTTGACGCGCGAGGCCGCGCCGACCGCCTCGCGCCTGCGCTCGAGCTCGGCCACGTTGGCGTCCTTCATCCGGACCAGCAGGGCCGTCATCGCGTCGAAGTCCGGGTGGCGGCCGATGAGCCTTTGCGCCTCGCCTGGGGAGAGGCGCCCCGCGCGCCGCCGGCTGATCCATTGGTTCTGCTGGGATAGGTAGTCGGCGAACTGCCGGTGCAGCTGCTGGAGGATATCCCCCTCCAAGCCCTCGCTGCGCAGGCCCGCCAGCACGCCCTCGGTCTGGCGGACCCGCTCCAGAGCGTCCTGCCGCTTGTCCAGCCAGCGCGCCTGGCCGGTGAGCAGGTAGCGGTCGGTCCACTGGTCGAGCTGGCGCAGCCCGTCGCGCAGCCGGGGCAGGCGCGCCAGCACGGCCAGGTCGTGCTGGAAGGATTCCTCCAGCCTCCCGTGGGCCCGGCTCTGTATCCAGTAAGCGCCGCCCACCCCCAAAGCGTATAGCCAGAGGAAAGCCATGACGGCCAGTACTTGGCTGCGCAGGGTCAAGGCTTTCATGGGCGCTCACGTCCCGCGCGGCCTCCGGATATCACCCGGGCGCGCGCCTCCAGGGGCTTGGCCTCGGCCTCCCGGTTCAAGCGGCGCAGGAGGCTGGCGTAGCTCTCCAGCGTCGGGACCAGGCGCCGGCTGGACCGGCCGAAGGCTTTCTCGGTCCAGGCCACGGCCTTGCGGTAGAGCGGCTCGGCTTCGCGGTAGCGCTCCTGCGCCTCATAGAAAAGCGCCAGATCGTCGAGGGCTCTGTCCAGTTCCCGGCTGTGGCGCTTCTCCAAGATGGACAGGGCGCGCAGGTACAGCGGCTCGGCCTGGGCGTAGCGGCCCTGGCTCTGGTAGAGCAGGGCCAGATCGTCGAGCCGGGAGGCGACCAAGGGATGCTCCTGGCCCAAAGAGCTCTCGGTCAGAGCCAGCGCCCGCAGGTAGGCCCGCTCGGCGGCGGCGTCGCGCCCCTGCGACTGGTAGAGCAAAGCCAGGTCGTTGAGGCGCGCCGCCAGGTCCATCCTGCGGCCGCGGGCCTCCAGGACCCGCAGGCTTTGCTGATACAGGCGCTGCGCCTCGGCGGAATTCCCTCGCAGGTTATAGATGTCCGCGAGATAGAGCGTGTCGGCCGCCGCCCGCAGACTCTGCGCCCCATAGGTCTTCTCGGTGATGGCCAGGGCCCGGCGCAGGAGAGGCTCGGCCTGGGCGTATTTCCCCTGCGCGAAATAGAGGTCGCCCAGGTCGTTGAGGCTCTCGGCCAGGCGCGGATCCTCGGGGCCGA
This is a stretch of genomic DNA from Elusimicrobiota bacterium. It encodes these proteins:
- a CDS encoding ATP-binding protein — translated: MKALTLRSQVLAVMAFLWLYALGVGGAYWIQSRAHGRLEESFQHDLAVLARLPRLRDGLRQLDQWTDRYLLTGQARWLDKRQDALERVRQTEGVLAGLRSEGLEGDILQQLHRQFADYLSQQNQWISRRRAGRLSPGEAQRLIGRHPDFDAMTALLVRMKDANVAELERRREAVGAASRVNLALILLTGLLACGLMTFFLWRYVVGPLESLHRYAAQWALGRPWDLGSPHAGPEIRGLLATMKGLTDRVNGQYEKEHELAQLKAQLVSMVSHEFNNALATLGGFVLLLQESEPKESDGPQRGEYYTILNSTVRLLTLAVKNLLDMGRIEAGKFQVRPRPMHIRPLVKQALESLALLAQRRGIEIRQEFPDQPLCVRADPETLAMVVTNLLSNAIKYTPEQGRIAFGVVAEPGGARVYCEDTGIGISAEDQQKIFSGYYRTEEGRKAAKGFGLGLTLCASIVEAHGSRLEVASEPGKGSRFSFVLPLAEEEPGPHGRPLDPAAPGPMATAA
- a CDS encoding tetratricopeptide repeat protein; this encodes MVGDPSSWRPAVLLVGLALLCGACAESGPNPAAEAWRERLAQGDRALHHGRYAESEEALEAARLSAESFGPEDPRLAESLNDLGDLYFAQGKYAQAEPLLRRALAITEKTYGAQSLRAAADTLYLADIYNLRGNSAEAQRLYQQSLRVLEARGRRMDLAARLNDLALLYQSQGRDAAAERAYLRALALTESSLGQEHPLVASRLDDLALLYQSQGRYAQAEPLYLRALSILEKRHSRELDRALDDLALFYEAQERYREAEPLYRKAVAWTEKAFGRSSRRLVPTLESYASLLRRLNREAEAKPLEARARVISGGRAGRERP